A stretch of Faecalibacterium duncaniae DNA encodes these proteins:
- a CDS encoding chromate transporter: MKKTRDLFWTFLKIGAFTFGGGYAMVALLEREFVEDKQWLSREEFLDMVAIAESTPGPVAVNSATYVGYKIEGAEGAAASTLAVCLPSFVVIYLISLVFDRFLQLSAVASAFRGIQVCVIYLILSAGMKMLKSLSGTAFNRIIVAGVVAAMVGCSVAAVSFSSLYYILLCGAAGVLLYLLRKLRKEEKA, translated from the coding sequence ATGAAAAAAACAAGAGATCTGTTCTGGACTTTTTTGAAGATCGGTGCGTTCACATTTGGCGGCGGCTACGCAATGGTGGCCCTGCTGGAACGGGAATTTGTGGAGGACAAGCAGTGGCTGAGCCGGGAGGAATTTCTCGATATGGTCGCCATTGCGGAGTCCACGCCGGGCCCTGTGGCGGTGAACAGTGCCACCTATGTGGGCTATAAGATCGAAGGGGCAGAAGGGGCCGCGGCATCCACGCTGGCGGTCTGCCTGCCCTCGTTTGTGGTCATCTACCTGATCTCACTGGTGTTTGACCGGTTCTTGCAGCTGTCGGCAGTGGCAAGCGCGTTCCGGGGCATTCAGGTCTGCGTCATCTATCTGATCCTTTCGGCGGGGATGAAGATGCTGAAAAGCCTGTCCGGCACGGCCTTCAACAGGATCATCGTTGCCGGTGTTGTGGCGGCCATGGTGGGCTGCTCGGTGGCGGCGGTGTCCTTCTCGTCCCTCTACTACATCCTGCTCTGCGGGGCGGCAGGGGTGCTGCTCTACCTGTTAAGAAAGCTGCGGAAGGAGGAGAAAGCATGA
- a CDS encoding HD domain-containing protein gives MLPTRDEAMALIRDGLSNNPGPWGKHSLTAAHCAEKIAAACGDIDAEKAYVLGLLHDIGRKFGVRHLGHVSDGYRFMMSLGYDEAAKICLTHSFNNHTLDEYIGKLDVSEEEMEMIKTELARTVYDDYDRLIQLCDSLAGAEGVLDIEDRMNDVKKRYGFYPQDKWDSNMRLKQYFEKKMKKDIYLVCEKDSFVPEEIG, from the coding sequence ATGCTGCCGACAAGAGATGAAGCAATGGCGTTGATTCGGGATGGTCTATCAAATAATCCGGGGCCTTGGGGAAAACATAGTTTAACAGCAGCACATTGTGCAGAAAAAATAGCAGCGGCATGTGGAGATATAGATGCGGAGAAGGCCTATGTTTTAGGCTTACTGCATGATATAGGAAGAAAATTTGGCGTAAGACATCTTGGCCATGTTTCCGATGGATACAGATTTATGATGTCGCTTGGATATGATGAGGCAGCAAAGATTTGCTTGACGCATTCTTTTAACAATCATACTCTAGATGAATACATTGGAAAGCTTGATGTTTCAGAGGAAGAGATGGAGATGATTAAGACTGAATTAGCCAGGACAGTATACGATGATTATGACCGACTGATCCAATTGTGTGATAGTCTGGCAGGAGCGGAAGGGGTTCTGGATATAGAAGATAGAATGAACGATGTAAAGAAACGGTATGGCTTTTATCCGCAGGACAAGTGGGATTCCAATATGAGATTGAAGCAATACTTTGAGAAGAAAATGAAGAAGGACATCTACCTTGTTTGTGAGAAAGACTCATTTGTGCCGGAAGAGATAGGATGA
- the tuf gene encoding elongation factor Tu translates to MAEKAKFDRSKPHVNIGTIGHVDHGKTTLTAAITKYLALKGDADFMDYANIDKAPEERARGITINSAHVEYQTDARHYAHVDCPGHADYVKNMITGAAQMDGAILVVAATDGPMPQTREHILLARQVGVPYIVVFMNKCDMVDDEELLDLVEMEIRELLSEYDFPGDDTPIIRGSALKALESTSKDPDAPEYACIKELMDAVDSYIPNPDREEDKPFLMPIEDVMTISGRGTVATGRVERGIAKVGDAMEIVGIKPDRLSTTITGLEMFRKSLDFAEAGDNIGALLRGVDRTQIERGQVLAKPGTVHPHKVFESQVYVLTKDEGGRHTPFFSNYRPQFYFRTTDVTGIITLPEGTEMCMPGDNVQMHVELLTPVAMEEGLRFAIREGGRTVGSGVVGKIIE, encoded by the coding sequence TATCACCAAGTATCTGGCACTGAAGGGCGACGCAGACTTCATGGACTATGCCAACATCGATAAGGCTCCCGAGGAGCGCGCTCGTGGTATTACGATCAACTCCGCTCATGTCGAGTACCAGACCGATGCTCGTCACTACGCTCACGTTGACTGCCCGGGCCATGCTGACTACGTTAAGAACATGATCACCGGTGCTGCTCAGATGGACGGCGCTATCCTGGTCGTTGCTGCTACCGATGGTCCCATGCCCCAGACCCGTGAGCACATCCTGCTGGCTCGTCAGGTCGGCGTGCCCTATATCGTTGTCTTTATGAACAAGTGCGATATGGTCGACGACGAGGAGCTGCTGGATCTGGTCGAGATGGAGATCCGTGAGCTGCTGAGCGAGTATGACTTCCCCGGCGACGACACCCCCATCATCCGTGGCTCCGCTCTGAAGGCTCTGGAGTCCACCTCCAAGGATCCTGATGCACCCGAGTATGCTTGCATCAAGGAGCTGATGGACGCTGTTGACAGCTATATCCCCAACCCCGATCGTGAGGAAGACAAGCCCTTCCTGATGCCCATCGAGGATGTCATGACCATTTCCGGCCGTGGTACTGTTGCTACCGGTCGTGTTGAGCGTGGCATTGCTAAGGTTGGCGATGCAATGGAGATTGTTGGCATTAAGCCCGATCGTCTGAGCACCACCATCACCGGCCTGGAGATGTTCCGTAAGTCTCTGGACTTCGCTGAGGCTGGCGATAACATCGGCGCTCTGCTGCGTGGTGTTGACCGTACCCAGATCGAGCGTGGCCAGGTTCTGGCTAAGCCCGGCACTGTCCATCCCCACAAGGTCTTCGAGTCTCAGGTCTACGTCCTGACCAAGGACGAAGGCGGCCGTCACACCCCCTTCTTCTCCAACTATCGTCCTCAGTTCTACTTCCGTACCACTGACGTGACCGGCATCATCACCCTGCCCGAAGGCACCGAGATGTGCATGCCCGGCGATAACGTTCAGATGCACGTTGAGCTGCTGACCCCCGTTGCTATGGAAGAGGGCCTGCGTTTCGCTATCCGTGAGGGTGGCCGTACCGTTGGTTCCGGCGTTGTTGGCAAGATCATTGAGTGA
- a CDS encoding GyrI-like domain-containing protein, whose product MAFDYKKEYKEFYLPPRKPGIVTVPPMNFVSVQGRGDPNEPGGEYQAAMELLYGIAFTIKMSYKGSHKIDGYFEYVVPPLEGLWHQEGVDGVDYAHKECFEWTSMIRLPDFVTREVFDWAVQEATAKKKKDFSKVQFLHYDEGLCVQCMHVGSYDAEPETLEQMDAFAREQGYETDFTGHRRHHEIYLSDPRRTAPEKLKTVLRHPVRVK is encoded by the coding sequence ATGGCGTTTGACTATAAGAAGGAGTACAAGGAGTTTTATCTTCCACCCAGGAAGCCGGGTATTGTAACTGTTCCGCCGATGAATTTTGTGTCTGTACAGGGCAGGGGAGACCCCAATGAACCAGGTGGGGAATATCAGGCGGCAATGGAGTTGCTGTATGGCATTGCCTTTACCATCAAGATGAGCTACAAGGGAAGCCATAAGATCGACGGTTACTTTGAATATGTTGTCCCACCGTTGGAGGGTTTGTGGCATCAAGAGGGGGTGGACGGTGTGGACTACGCCCACAAAGAATGCTTTGAGTGGACAAGTATGATCCGCCTGCCGGATTTCGTGACCCGGGAAGTGTTCGATTGGGCCGTTCAGGAAGCGACTGCAAAAAAGAAGAAGGATTTCTCCAAAGTGCAGTTCCTCCACTATGATGAAGGACTTTGTGTGCAGTGTATGCATGTTGGTTCTTATGATGCCGAACCGGAGACGCTGGAGCAGATGGATGCTTTTGCGCGGGAACAGGGCTATGAGACTGATTTCACCGGGCACCGCCGTCACCACGAAATTTACCTCAGCGATCCGCGCCGGACAGCACCGGAAAAACTGAAAACAGTACTGCGGCATCCTGTTCGCGTAAAATAA
- a CDS encoding chromate transporter, whose protein sequence is MIYLQLFLNFLMIGALSFGGGYGMISLVRETVLRHGWLTEAEFLSFVAVSESTPGPLAINMATFIGSSQGGFPGALIATLGVVLPSFFIILLIAAVLKNLMKYAGVEAFLSGVRPCVVAMILATALNMMLSTLGGIKTLADGFAPDARSILVFAVLWAVHFVWKKRTQKAPSPIGMILLAAGLGILFWGV, encoded by the coding sequence ATGATCTACCTCCAACTGTTCCTCAATTTTCTGATGATCGGAGCGCTCTCCTTTGGCGGCGGCTACGGGATGATCTCGCTGGTGCGGGAGACCGTGCTGCGTCATGGCTGGCTGACCGAAGCAGAATTCCTGAGTTTTGTCGCCGTTTCTGAGTCCACCCCGGGCCCACTGGCAATCAATATGGCAACCTTTATCGGGTCATCACAGGGCGGCTTTCCGGGAGCGCTGATCGCTACGCTGGGGGTGGTGCTGCCCTCGTTCTTCATCATCCTGCTGATCGCGGCGGTGCTGAAAAACCTGATGAAGTATGCGGGCGTGGAAGCCTTTCTTTCCGGTGTGCGGCCCTGTGTGGTGGCCATGATCCTGGCGACCGCGCTGAACATGATGCTCTCCACACTGGGCGGCATCAAAACGCTGGCAGATGGATTTGCACCGGATGCGAGATCGATCCTTGTGTTTGCTGTTTTATGGGCGGTGCATTTTGTCTGGAAGAAGCGGACGCAAAAAGCCCCGTCGCCCATCGGAATGATTCTGTTGGCGGCGGGACTGGGAATCCTGTTCTGGGGCGTATGA
- the guaA gene encoding glutamine-hydrolyzing GMP synthase, whose amino-acid sequence MQHETVIVLDFGGQYNQLIARRVRENNVYCEIYSYKTDLSVIKAKNPKGIIFTGGPNSVYLEDSPTIDPEIFNWGIPVLGICYGSQLMMHLLGGHVCRAPEREYGKTEVFVDNSSKMFEDVQPSTICWMSHNDYIEQAAPGFKITAHTVNCPVAAAENAEKGLYAVQFHPEVLHTAEGKKMLRNFVYNVCGCSGDWKMDSFVENNVKALRERIGDGKVLCALSGGVDSSVLAAMLAKAIGKQLTCVFVDHGLLRKNEKEEVCSVFGPGNANGFDINFICVDARDRYFSKLAGVTEPERKRKIIGEEFIRVFEEQAKLIGKVDFLAQGTIYPDVVESGLGGESTVIKSHHNVGGLPDTVDFKELVEPLRNLFKDEVRQVGRELGLPEYLVSRQPFPGPGLGIRIIGEVTPEKVAIVQDADAIWREEIAKAGLDKEINQYYAALTNMRSVGVMGDERTYDYAVALRAVTTTDFMTAESYNVPWDVLGTVTSRIVNEVKHVNRVFYDCTGKPPATIELE is encoded by the coding sequence ATGCAGCATGAAACTGTCATCGTGCTGGACTTTGGCGGCCAGTACAATCAGCTGATCGCGCGCCGTGTCCGCGAGAACAATGTCTACTGTGAAATCTATTCCTACAAAACAGACCTGTCGGTCATCAAGGCGAAGAACCCCAAGGGTATCATCTTCACCGGCGGCCCCAACAGCGTCTATCTGGAAGATTCGCCCACCATTGACCCCGAGATCTTCAACTGGGGCATCCCTGTGCTGGGAATCTGCTACGGCAGCCAGCTGATGATGCACCTGCTGGGCGGTCATGTCTGCCGCGCCCCTGAGCGTGAGTACGGCAAGACCGAGGTCTTTGTGGACAACAGCAGCAAGATGTTCGAGGATGTTCAGCCCTCCACCATCTGCTGGATGAGCCACAACGACTACATCGAGCAGGCAGCCCCCGGCTTCAAGATCACCGCACACACTGTGAACTGCCCTGTGGCTGCTGCAGAGAACGCCGAGAAGGGCCTGTATGCTGTTCAGTTCCACCCGGAAGTGCTCCACACCGCTGAGGGCAAGAAGATGCTCCGCAACTTCGTGTATAACGTCTGTGGCTGCTCCGGTGACTGGAAGATGGACTCCTTCGTGGAGAACAATGTCAAGGCTCTGCGGGAGCGCATTGGCGACGGCAAGGTGCTGTGTGCCCTGTCCGGCGGCGTGGATTCCTCTGTGCTGGCTGCGATGCTGGCAAAGGCCATCGGAAAGCAGCTGACCTGCGTGTTTGTGGACCACGGCCTGCTCCGCAAGAACGAAAAGGAAGAGGTCTGCTCTGTTTTTGGCCCGGGCAATGCCAACGGCTTTGATATCAACTTCATCTGTGTGGATGCCCGCGACCGCTATTTCAGCAAGCTGGCTGGTGTTACCGAGCCCGAGCGCAAGCGTAAGATCATCGGCGAGGAGTTCATCCGCGTCTTTGAGGAGCAGGCAAAGCTGATCGGCAAGGTGGATTTCCTGGCACAGGGCACCATCTATCCTGACGTTGTGGAGAGCGGCCTGGGCGGCGAATCCACTGTCATCAAGAGCCACCACAATGTCGGCGGCCTGCCCGATACCGTGGACTTTAAGGAGCTGGTGGAGCCTCTGCGCAACCTGTTCAAGGATGAGGTGCGTCAGGTTGGCCGCGAACTGGGCCTGCCTGAGTATCTGGTCAGCCGTCAGCCGTTCCCCGGCCCCGGTCTGGGCATCCGCATCATCGGCGAGGTGACCCCCGAAAAGGTTGCCATTGTGCAGGATGCAGACGCAATCTGGCGTGAGGAGATCGCCAAGGCTGGTCTGGATAAGGAGATCAACCAGTATTACGCCGCACTGACCAATATGCGCAGTGTCGGCGTGATGGGTGACGAGCGTACCTATGACTACGCTGTGGCCCTGCGTGCCGTGACCACCACCGACTTTATGACGGCTGAGAGCTACAATGTGCCCTGGGATGTTCTGGGCACCGTGACCAGCCGTATCGTCAATGAGGTCAAGCACGTCAACCGTGTGTTCTACGATTGCACTGGTAAGCCGCCTGCCACCATCGAGCTCGAGTAA
- a CDS encoding EcsC family protein codes for MAKAKFQDTLKSGLTGVATVGKKIVDTAGDGAAAAISKGKEQLDKANQKKGEALSSQQMVDILDVCYDKALRGIPKVSKSVDELAEDYSSKYPTAEKAAKALVANQLVKCTTSGFLTGLGGIITLPVAVPANVSSVLYVQLRMIAAVAKLGGYEPNTDQVQTLVYACMTGQAVADVLKGTGVKLGTKIATASIEKISGATLTRINQKVGFRLITKFGQTGIINLGKMVPLAGGVIGGGFDLVTTNIIAQNALKLFIETTIERSEQNDSDTIGED; via the coding sequence ATGGCAAAGGCTAAATTTCAAGACACGTTAAAAAGCGGTTTGACTGGGGTCGCAACTGTCGGGAAAAAAATTGTGGATACAGCAGGAGACGGGGCTGCTGCTGCAATCAGCAAAGGCAAGGAACAGCTTGACAAGGCAAACCAAAAGAAAGGCGAAGCACTTTCCTCGCAGCAGATGGTTGACATTCTGGATGTCTGCTATGATAAAGCACTACGGGGCATTCCGAAGGTGAGTAAGTCGGTTGATGAACTGGCAGAGGATTATTCATCGAAATACCCGACAGCGGAAAAGGCAGCAAAGGCGTTGGTGGCAAATCAATTGGTAAAGTGTACGACATCAGGTTTTCTTACGGGACTTGGCGGGATAATTACACTTCCGGTTGCGGTTCCGGCTAATGTAAGCAGCGTCCTCTATGTGCAACTCCGTATGATTGCTGCGGTAGCCAAACTGGGCGGTTATGAACCCAATACCGATCAGGTGCAGACACTGGTCTATGCTTGTATGACCGGGCAAGCAGTTGCGGATGTTCTGAAAGGTACAGGGGTCAAATTAGGTACGAAAATTGCAACAGCTAGCATTGAAAAAATTTCAGGCGCAACATTGACTCGAATCAATCAAAAAGTAGGATTTCGATTGATTACAAAGTTTGGTCAGACTGGAATCATCAATCTTGGAAAGATGGTACCGTTGGCTGGCGGTGTAATTGGTGGTGGATTTGACCTTGTGACAACGAACATCATTGCACAGAATGCCTTGAAGTTGTTCATCGAAACGACCATAGAGAGAAGTGAGCAGAATGATTCAGACACCATTGGGGAGGATTGA